The Nitrospira sp. genome contains a region encoding:
- a CDS encoding HAD family hydrolase, translating into MIRTDQRSLSATVAAFFDVDNTILPGEASEVRFFRWLWRRGIVGWPEARDSVSWLLRHFPPLSLHPLRERKLYLAGKPSQVIQPLGEEFCREELCPRVSPTAMRMLDEHRRAGHAIIFVTGSIDFLIAPVADALRADRCFASQLEQQNGLYTGFLVPPLPYGEGKRQLIDRLTHELTLDLSQCYAYGDSPGDLDLLRAVGHPTVVNPIRGMASIARRKNWPVVKWQ; encoded by the coding sequence ATGATACGGACTGATCAACGAAGCCTCTCAGCCACCGTTGCGGCATTCTTTGATGTCGACAATACCATCTTGCCAGGCGAAGCGAGCGAAGTGAGATTTTTCCGCTGGCTGTGGCGCCGCGGTATCGTCGGCTGGCCCGAAGCTCGCGACAGTGTGTCGTGGCTCCTGCGGCATTTCCCGCCTCTATCGTTGCATCCGCTCCGCGAACGTAAGCTCTACCTGGCCGGGAAGCCTTCGCAAGTGATCCAACCCTTGGGTGAGGAATTCTGTCGAGAGGAATTATGTCCTCGTGTCTCTCCCACAGCCATGCGCATGCTCGACGAGCATCGCCGGGCGGGCCATGCCATCATCTTCGTGACGGGTTCCATCGATTTCCTGATTGCCCCCGTCGCTGACGCACTTCGGGCCGATCGGTGCTTTGCCAGTCAGTTGGAGCAACAGAACGGCCTCTACACCGGCTTCCTTGTGCCTCCCCTTCCCTATGGAGAGGGGAAACGCCAACTGATCGATCGATTGACCCATGAACTGACGCTTGATCTGTCCCAGTGCTACGCCTATGGAGACAGCCCCGGTGATTTGGACTTGCTCCGTGCCGTAGGACACCCGACGGTGGTGAATCCCATCCGTGGAATGGCCTCCATCGCCCGGCGTAAGAACTGGCCTGTTGTCAAATGGCAATGA
- the queE gene encoding 7-carboxy-7-deazaguanine synthase QueE produces MRVTEIFHSVQGESTFAGRPCVFVRLTGCPLRCVWCDTEYAFFGGTDQSIADILEQVRSYGCPLVEVTGGEPLAQPDTAVLLRRLCEEGFTVLLETSGAVDTSVVDPSVRIILDVKCPGSGMMDRMHWPNVERLRPLDEVKFVIQDRRDYEWAKHVLDRFRLPERCPVLFSPVFGTLDPRHLAEWLLADRLPIRLQLQLHKHIWAPDMRGV; encoded by the coding sequence ATGCGCGTGACAGAAATCTTCCATAGTGTTCAGGGTGAATCCACTTTCGCCGGGAGGCCCTGCGTATTCGTACGCCTGACCGGTTGCCCTCTTCGTTGCGTCTGGTGTGACACGGAATACGCGTTCTTCGGAGGAACGGACCAGTCCATCGCGGACATTCTCGAACAGGTGCGGTCCTACGGTTGTCCGCTGGTTGAGGTGACCGGTGGGGAACCGTTGGCACAGCCGGACACGGCCGTGTTGCTGCGTCGGTTGTGTGAAGAAGGATTCACGGTTCTCCTCGAAACCAGCGGGGCCGTCGATACGTCCGTCGTCGACCCCTCCGTGCGCATCATTCTGGATGTGAAATGTCCAGGGAGCGGCATGATGGACCGGATGCACTGGCCCAATGTGGAACGGTTACGACCACTGGATGAAGTGAAATTTGTCATCCAAGACCGCCGTGATTATGAATGGGCGAAACACGTGCTGGATCGCTTCCGATTGCCCGAGCGCTGTCCTGTCCTCTTCAGCCCGGTATTCGGCACGCTGGATCCCCGCCACTTGGCTGAATGGCTGCTGGCAGATCGTCTGCCGATTCGCCTTCAGCTGCAACTGCACAAGCATATTTGGGCACCCGATATGCGAGGAGTATAG
- a CDS encoding leucyl aminopeptidase, with protein sequence MQIMRVEPKQGRVNTEMTDALVILHCEGAGWSKEDGAVLDRSLGGSLNELLQSKEFEGRANEVVLFHTHGKIPAKRLILVGLGKKHELSLDQIRQALGYAVKRVRQAKSGVFTVALPSLVPRGTSPMDVAQAMAEGAILGSYQFTAYRSDTPTGKDVTAMTILAPQKTQLRQLSEGIRRGVATAEATVFVRDLCNHPSNVMTPTKIAIEAKAVAKEAGISLKILEQKDMEELGMGALLGVAKGSHEPPKFIILQYHGAKKKDDRPVVFVGKTITFDTGGISLKPAENMEQMKADMTGGAEVLAAVRAAARLKLPLNLISILPVAENMPGGRAMRPGDVVKTLSGKTVEVQNTDAEGRLILSDGLAYATRFKPAALIDIATLTGACVVALGQFAIGMFGTDANLKDAIRKAGLRAGERVWEMPLWEEYFEQLRSDVADMRNIGGRGGGMITAALFLSKFVGDCPWIHLDIASTDWSERERAYIPKGPTGIGTRLLIQFLITRSL encoded by the coding sequence ATGCAGATCATGCGGGTTGAGCCAAAACAAGGACGGGTTAACACCGAGATGACGGATGCGCTGGTCATCCTGCATTGTGAAGGAGCGGGATGGTCCAAAGAAGACGGGGCGGTGTTGGACCGGTCTCTCGGTGGATCGCTCAACGAACTTCTGCAATCGAAGGAGTTCGAAGGAAGGGCTAATGAGGTGGTGCTGTTCCATACGCATGGCAAAATTCCAGCAAAGCGGCTGATTCTCGTCGGTCTCGGCAAGAAACATGAGCTCAGTTTGGATCAGATTCGCCAAGCTCTGGGATATGCGGTTAAACGAGTGCGCCAAGCGAAATCCGGCGTTTTTACGGTGGCGCTGCCGAGCTTAGTGCCTCGTGGCACCTCACCGATGGATGTGGCACAGGCCATGGCCGAAGGAGCCATCTTGGGGAGCTATCAATTTACCGCCTATCGGAGTGACACTCCGACAGGCAAGGACGTGACGGCAATGACCATTCTGGCTCCTCAGAAAACTCAGCTGCGTCAGTTGTCTGAAGGGATTCGTCGCGGTGTCGCGACGGCTGAAGCCACCGTGTTTGTCCGGGACCTATGCAACCATCCTTCCAATGTGATGACACCGACGAAGATCGCCATCGAGGCGAAGGCCGTGGCGAAAGAAGCCGGTATCAGCCTGAAAATCCTCGAGCAGAAGGACATGGAAGAACTTGGCATGGGCGCGTTACTCGGTGTGGCGAAAGGCAGCCATGAACCGCCGAAATTCATCATTCTCCAGTACCACGGAGCCAAGAAGAAAGACGACCGGCCGGTGGTTTTCGTCGGGAAGACCATCACGTTCGACACCGGCGGGATCTCTCTCAAGCCCGCAGAGAATATGGAGCAGATGAAGGCCGACATGACCGGCGGAGCAGAAGTGCTGGCTGCGGTGCGAGCGGCAGCTCGGCTGAAGCTACCCCTCAATCTCATCAGCATTCTTCCGGTGGCGGAGAACATGCCCGGGGGACGGGCGATGAGGCCCGGCGACGTCGTCAAGACGCTTTCCGGCAAGACGGTGGAAGTGCAGAACACCGATGCCGAGGGTCGCCTGATCCTTTCCGACGGCCTTGCCTACGCAACCCGATTCAAACCGGCCGCGCTCATCGACATTGCCACGCTGACAGGGGCGTGTGTCGTCGCGCTCGGTCAGTTCGCGATCGGCATGTTCGGCACGGATGCGAACTTGAAAGACGCCATCCGTAAGGCCGGTCTCCGCGCGGGTGAGCGCGTGTGGGAAATGCCGCTGTGGGAAGAGTATTTTGAGCAATTACGCAGCGATGTGGCCGACATGCGGAATATCGGCGGACGTGGGGGCGGCATGATCACGGCGGCTCTGTTCTTGAGCAAGTTCGTCGGCGACTGTCCCTGGATCCATCTCGACATCGCCAGCACCGATTGGAGCGAACGAGAACGGGCGTATATTCCCAAAGGCCCAACCGGCATTGGGACGAGGCTGTTGATCCAGTTCCTCATCACTCGCTCCCTGTAA
- the nagZ gene encoding beta-N-acetylhexosaminidase, which produces MQTISRDQIGQLFMIGFDGTTVSSDLAALITEYKPGGVILFARNLESVPQIIDLTNHLQRCSPHSPLLISIDQEGGRVSRLPKEFTIFPPCEVLGRCRSSELAYAAAATTAKELKAVGINMNMSPVLDVNSNPTNPVIGDRAFGSVPELVSQLGLATVGGLQDNRVVACGKHFPGHGDTNSDSHKELPVVTAARERLERIEFPPFRHAVANGVATLMTAHVLYQALDDTRPATLSPTIIGRFLREELHYDGVVLTDDLEMHAIIDHYGIGDATVQAIQAGCDMPLICKDRNRVVAAFNAVDKAVGNGDISAARLAQSLARIRRLKERYLLPYRPVTISDAKLAVGCRSHKALLRSINQARERFAKIDT; this is translated from the coding sequence ATGCAGACCATTTCTCGCGACCAGATCGGCCAGCTCTTCATGATAGGGTTCGACGGTACCACCGTTTCATCCGACCTGGCCGCGCTTATCACAGAGTATAAGCCGGGTGGAGTGATCCTGTTTGCGAGAAACCTCGAATCCGTCCCACAGATCATTGACTTGACGAACCACCTCCAGCGCTGCAGCCCCCATTCCCCACTATTAATTTCCATCGATCAAGAAGGGGGACGTGTCTCACGGTTGCCGAAAGAATTCACGATTTTCCCGCCATGCGAGGTTCTGGGACGATGTCGCTCCTCTGAACTGGCCTACGCGGCAGCAGCAACGACCGCAAAGGAGCTCAAGGCCGTCGGCATCAACATGAATATGTCCCCGGTGTTGGATGTGAACAGCAACCCGACGAATCCGGTGATCGGTGATCGGGCTTTCGGGTCAGTCCCCGAGCTGGTCTCTCAATTAGGGTTGGCTACGGTGGGTGGTCTTCAGGACAATCGTGTGGTGGCTTGTGGGAAACACTTTCCCGGGCATGGCGACACCAATTCGGACTCGCACAAGGAATTGCCCGTCGTGACGGCGGCACGCGAACGACTCGAGCGAATTGAGTTTCCACCGTTCAGGCATGCGGTGGCAAACGGCGTGGCGACGCTGATGACGGCCCATGTTTTGTATCAAGCGTTGGACGACACCCGCCCTGCGACGCTGTCTCCAACGATCATTGGGAGATTTCTTCGTGAGGAGTTGCACTATGACGGGGTCGTATTGACGGACGATCTCGAAATGCACGCGATCATCGATCATTACGGCATCGGAGACGCGACGGTTCAGGCCATTCAGGCCGGCTGCGATATGCCTCTGATCTGCAAAGATCGCAACAGAGTCGTGGCCGCATTCAACGCGGTTGACAAGGCCGTCGGGAATGGGGACATTTCTGCTGCACGGCTGGCACAATCCCTCGCCCGGATTCGCCGATTGAAAGAACGTTACCTGCTTCCCTATCGACCGGTCACGATTTCTGACGCAAAGCTTGCGGTCGGCTGCCGAAGCCACAAGGCCCTCTTGCGTTCCATCAATCAGGCGCGCGAACGATTCGCGAAAATCGACACCTGA